The Ovis aries strain OAR_USU_Benz2616 breed Rambouillet chromosome 11, ARS-UI_Ramb_v3.0, whole genome shotgun sequence genome window below encodes:
- the CD300LD gene encoding CMRF35-like molecule 5 isoform X2: MGGRTTCLLPALFLLVIPGSSAISGPGAVRGVEQGSLTVWCQYDPGYEPYVKWWCRGADWSSCCFVVKTIHGSEKEVKKGRVSIKDNWENRSFTMTVEKLRVDDSDTYWCGIERVGADLGDDVDVTIDPAPTEAVSISTRATSNANMFTAPVAPEENQWQLSLLGSVHFLLLVFLKVPLLLGMLGAVLWVNRPLRSSRGKPQENQQPPCSSTLSREKDPQTEEKGIFLRR; the protein is encoded by the exons ATGGGAGGCAGGACCACCTGTCTGCTCCCGGCTCTGTTCCTTCTCGTCATCCCAG GCTCATCTGCCATCTCGGGTCCCGGAGCAGTGAGAGGTGTGGAGCAGGGCTCACTGACTGTGTGGTGTCAATACGACCCTGGGTATGAGCCCTATGTGAAGTGGTGGTGCCGGGGGGCTGACTGGAGCAGCTGTTGCTTCGTTGTTAAAACGATCCATGGATCAGAGAAGGAGGTGAAGAAGGGCCGCGTGTCCATCAAGGACAATTGGGAAAACCGCTCGTTCACCATGACCGTGGAGAAGCTCAGGGTAGATGATTCAGACACTTACTGGTGTGGGATTGAGAGAGTTGGAGCTGACCTGGGGGACGATGTTGATGTGACCATTGACCCAG CACCTACAGAAGCAGTGTCGATCTCCACCCGCGCCACCTCCAATGCCAACATGTTCACAGCACCAGTTGCCCCAGAAGAGAATCAATGGCAACT GTCCCTGCTGGGCAGCGTCCACTTCCTGCTCCTGGTCTTCCTGAAGGTGCCCCTGCTCCTGGGCATGCTTGGTGCTGTCCTTTGGGTCAACAGGCCTCTGAGGAGCTCCAGGGGGAAGCCCCAGGAAAACCAGCAGCCCCCATGCTCTTCAACATTGTCCAGAGAGAAAGACcctcaaacagaagaaaaaggcaTTTTTCTCAGGCGATGA
- the CD300LD gene encoding CMRF35-like molecule 5 isoform X1 yields MGGRTTCLLPALFLLVIPGSSAISGPGAVRGVEQGSLTVWCQYDPGYEPYVKWWCRGADWSSCCFVVKTIHGSEKEVKKGRVSIKDNWENRSFTMTVEKLRVDDSDTYWCGIERVGADLGDDVDVTIDPGKTMCVCGRVSSGPTLSRDPTVPQRECPRGGGVLRAHGAPADHLGWEGPGFPSTLSWLQGRLRVGSGFPSSLFPCAVSARVCSRADEGGGPRVSLWTKGPSSVGPGDPDSCQCFPGTPALLGVFLLFLEFGVGSSELPCPPPVPYPISGGNPSPVGNAVLNVRV; encoded by the exons ATGGGAGGCAGGACCACCTGTCTGCTCCCGGCTCTGTTCCTTCTCGTCATCCCAG GCTCATCTGCCATCTCGGGTCCCGGAGCAGTGAGAGGTGTGGAGCAGGGCTCACTGACTGTGTGGTGTCAATACGACCCTGGGTATGAGCCCTATGTGAAGTGGTGGTGCCGGGGGGCTGACTGGAGCAGCTGTTGCTTCGTTGTTAAAACGATCCATGGATCAGAGAAGGAGGTGAAGAAGGGCCGCGTGTCCATCAAGGACAATTGGGAAAACCGCTCGTTCACCATGACCGTGGAGAAGCTCAGGGTAGATGATTCAGACACTTACTGGTGTGGGATTGAGAGAGTTGGAGCTGACCTGGGGGACGATGTTGATGTGACCATTGACCCAGGTaagactatgtgtgtgtgtggacgtgTCTCTTCAGGGCCTACTCTGTCCAGGGACCCAACTGTCCCTCAGAGGGAAtgtcccaggggtgggggagtccTGAGGGCTCACGGAGCCCCTGCTGACCACCTGGGCTGGGAGGGGCCGGGCTTCCCCTCGACCCTCTCCTGGCTCCAGGGCCGCCTCCGGGTGGGATCAGGCTTTCCCAGCAGCCTGTTTCCCTGCGCAGTCAGTGCCCGAGTCTGCTCCAGAGCGGATGAAGGTGGTGGTCCCCGTGTCAGTCTGTGGACCAAGGGACCCTCCTCTGTGGGACCTGGAGACCCCGACTCCTGCCAGTGCTTCCCTGGGACCCCTGCTCTGCTGGGGGTGTTCTTGCTCTTTCTGGAATTTGGGGTTGGGTCTTCAGAGCTTCCATGCCCACCCCCTGTTCCATATCCCATCTCAGGGGGAAATCCTAGCCCAGTGGGGAATGCTGTGCTTAATGTCAGGGTCTGA